The uncultured Methanobrevibacter sp. genome includes the window TCCATTAAATCAATCGGATTGTTGCTTTTTGCAATTCTTCCAGGAGCATTTGTAGAACCCGATGAGGATGAGTTAAAGGAGGCAAAAAGAACTTCAAGGCTAAGGGTTTATGCTGCAGGTTCGGTTGCAAATATAACTCTGGCACTGATTGCAATCATTCTGGTTTCATTGATATCAGCAGGAATTCCAAGCTTTTTTGAAGAGGATGGTATAGCTATTGATAGAATTGTTTCCAATTCACCTTCTGATGGGGTATTGAAAGAGGGAATGGTTTTACAGGCCATTGACAACCATGAAATTAATAATTCCACAGATTATATTGATATGATAAGTTCGTACAGGCCTGGCGATAATGTGACGGTTCAAACGGATCAGGGAAGCTACTCGTTGACTCTGGATAAAAATCCTAATAACGAATCCAGAGGATTTTTCGGAATACAGGCAAATAAACATTTTGCATTAACAAATAACAGTTTAGGTCCTCTGCCTTGGGTATTATTCGAGTTTCTTGAACTTTTCCAATGGATATTTATGCTTAACCTGGGAATAGGTCTATTTAATCTGCTTCCTCTAAAGCCTTTGGATGGTGGATACATGCTTGAGATATTGCTCAGCTATAAATTGTCCGAAGAGCAATATAAACCTGTTGTTAATGCATTATCAGTTGTAATGGCAATGATAATTGTATTCAGTTTAATTGCTGGATTTTTATAAAAATTGCTCTTGATTATTTGAGTAATAATTTAATTTTTTCTCTAATGAAAACTAATTATTTTAAAATACAGTCAAAAGTTGTG containing:
- a CDS encoding site-2 protease family protein, whose translation is MNGIYYYLIAFAVIWILAGIFHEKLSNYGVEINFPVIMWKTQRLRGLISRISNFSPTFWRWYMNVGVFVAFGAMIFITWTLVSSLPSVFETPAVSIVIPGVEMPGSSIYIPFVYGLIALATVLVVHEFSHGIQAIGEKISIKSIGLLLFAILPGAFVEPDEDELKEAKRTSRLRVYAAGSVANITLALIAIILVSLISAGIPSFFEEDGIAIDRIVSNSPSDGVLKEGMVLQAIDNHEINNSTDYIDMISSYRPGDNVTVQTDQGSYSLTLDKNPNNESRGFFGIQANKHFALTNNSLGPLPWVLFEFLELFQWIFMLNLGIGLFNLLPLKPLDGGYMLEILLSYKLSEEQYKPVVNALSVVMAMIIVFSLIAGFL